Proteins found in one Streptomyces sp. NBC_00461 genomic segment:
- a CDS encoding serine/threonine protein kinase: MGEVFAGRYELVDPIGRGGVGAVWRAWDHRRRRYVAAKVLQQRDAHSLLRFVREQALRIDHPHVLAPASWAADDDKVLFTMDLVAGGSLAHLVGDYGPLPPSFVCTLLDQLLSGLSAVHGEGVVHRDVKPANVLLEATGTGRPRLRLSDFGIAMRLGEPRLTETNLVVGTPGYLAPEQMLGAEPDFPADLFAVGLVALYLLEGAKPDAKALVQYFAAHGTPSAPKGIPEPLWQVVATLLQPDPQARFRTATGARKALASAMELLPEPGPDDELIEVFDQLGPLPPGFAPTGPLRPAPGVGAKGEADTAGTGASGAQSWSVEPEASSRMSSSGATPVPSTGVTPPTDPRQDTGSQPEPSLPTQPPSMSDTGSFHLPPPQATGSSARTPAPQTPTPHAQEQPHQHGGRQQPAYVSPHDPTHALPSPRTGAPLHPGQALPPPPHQRADTSTATYTAQAPQVPPSAQGIPQETTRRNHRARPARRPGPPAKVAIPLLLLALACYAVGFWALTRV; this comes from the coding sequence ATGGGTGAGGTCTTCGCCGGCCGGTACGAACTGGTCGACCCGATCGGACGCGGAGGGGTCGGCGCCGTCTGGCGTGCCTGGGACCACCGCCGCCGCCGCTATGTGGCAGCCAAGGTCCTGCAGCAGCGCGACGCGCACTCCCTGCTGCGGTTCGTCCGCGAACAGGCCCTTCGTATCGATCACCCCCATGTGCTCGCACCCGCCAGCTGGGCCGCCGACGACGACAAGGTCCTGTTCACCATGGACCTCGTCGCTGGCGGTTCGCTGGCCCATCTCGTCGGGGACTACGGCCCCCTGCCGCCGTCCTTCGTGTGCACCCTGCTCGACCAGCTCCTGTCGGGGCTGTCGGCGGTGCACGGGGAAGGCGTCGTGCACCGTGACGTCAAGCCCGCCAATGTGCTCCTGGAGGCCACCGGCACGGGCCGGCCGCGACTGCGGCTGTCGGACTTCGGCATCGCCATGCGGCTGGGAGAGCCTCGGCTGACGGAGACCAACCTCGTGGTGGGGACGCCGGGTTATCTCGCGCCCGAGCAGATGCTGGGCGCGGAACCGGACTTCCCCGCGGACCTGTTCGCCGTAGGACTGGTCGCGCTGTATCTGCTGGAGGGCGCCAAGCCGGACGCCAAGGCGCTCGTGCAGTACTTCGCGGCGCATGGGACGCCGAGTGCGCCCAAGGGCATCCCAGAGCCGCTGTGGCAGGTCGTGGCCACGCTGCTGCAGCCGGACCCGCAAGCGCGGTTCCGCACGGCCACGGGCGCGCGCAAGGCGCTCGCCTCCGCCATGGAGCTGCTGCCGGAGCCCGGCCCCGACGACGAACTGATCGAGGTGTTCGACCAACTCGGGCCCCTCCCACCGGGGTTCGCGCCCACCGGCCCTCTCAGGCCCGCACCAGGGGTGGGGGCGAAAGGTGAGGCGGATACCGCGGGAACCGGTGCAAGTGGGGCTCAATCGTGGTCCGTTGAGCCGGAGGCGTCCTCGCGGATGTCCTCGTCGGGTGCAACCCCCGTGCCGTCCACGGGTGTCACACCACCGACCGACCCCCGTCAGGACACCGGGTCCCAACCGGAACCGTCCCTCCCCACGCAGCCGCCCAGCATGTCGGACACCGGCAGCTTCCACCTGCCGCCGCCGCAGGCGACCGGCTCCTCCGCCCGAACTCCCGCTCCACAGACACCGACGCCCCACGCACAGGAGCAGCCCCACCAACACGGCGGCCGGCAACAGCCCGCCTACGTCTCCCCCCACGACCCCACGCATGCACTGCCCTCCCCCCGAACGGGCGCGCCACTGCACCCCGGCCAGGCCCTGCCCCCGCCGCCGCACCAACGCGCTGATACCTCTACTGCTACGTACACCGCCCAGGCCCCGCAGGTTCCGCCTTCCGCGCAGGGAATCCCGCAGGAGACCACGCGCCGCAACCACCGCGCCCGCCCCGCACGCCGTCCCGGCCCACCCGCGAAGGTGGCGATCCCGCTCCTGCTTCTCGCGCTGGCCTGCTACGCCGTGGGGTTCTGGGCGCTGACCCGCGTCTGA
- a CDS encoding DLW-39 family protein — MKKLLLVALAAIGGLLVYRQIQADRAEQDLWTEATDSVPTGS, encoded by the coding sequence GTGAAGAAGCTTCTCCTGGTCGCACTGGCCGCCATCGGCGGGCTCCTCGTGTACCGCCAGATCCAGGCGGATCGCGCCGAGCAGGATCTGTGGACGGAGGCGACTGACTCCGTGCCCACGGGTTCGTGA
- a CDS encoding helix-turn-helix domain-containing protein yields MDAAQQEATARARELQRNWYGEPLGALFRKLIEDLGLNQARLAGVLGLSAPMLSQLMSGQRAKIGNPAVVQRVQLLQDLAGQVADGSVSAAEATERMEEIKKSQGGSVLSNTTTTTSSSGAPTVKRVVREIQSLLRSVAAAGDIIDAADSLAPSHPELAEFLRVYGAGRTSDAVTHYQSHQS; encoded by the coding sequence ATGGACGCCGCACAGCAGGAAGCCACCGCAAGAGCGCGGGAACTGCAGCGGAACTGGTATGGGGAGCCGCTGGGGGCGCTCTTCCGTAAGCTCATAGAAGACCTCGGCCTCAATCAGGCCCGCCTTGCGGGGGTGCTGGGCCTGTCCGCTCCGATGCTGTCCCAGCTCATGAGCGGCCAGCGGGCGAAGATCGGCAACCCGGCCGTCGTACAGCGGGTGCAGCTGCTGCAGGACCTGGCGGGGCAGGTCGCGGACGGCAGTGTGAGCGCGGCCGAGGCCACGGAGCGCATGGAAGAGATCAAGAAGTCGCAGGGGGGATCGGTGCTCAGCAACACCACGACCACGACGAGCAGTTCGGGAGCGCCCACGGTCAAGCGGGTGGTCCGCGAGATCCAGTCGCTGCTGCGCTCGGTCGCCGCCGCGGGCGACATAATCGACGCCGCGGACAGCCTCGCCCCCAGCCACCCGGAGTTGGCGGAGTTCCTCCGGGTGTACGGCGCCGGACGCACCTCCGACGCCGTCACGCACTACCAGTCCCACCAGAGCTGA